A region from the Sulfurospirillum oryzae genome encodes:
- the tatA gene encoding twin-arginine translocase TatA/TatE family subunit, translating into MGSFSISHWLVILAVVVLLFGAKKIPELAKGVGQGIKDFKKAIKEDEQVKTTVDQVEVKSESAAAPTATPSTPADEKKSV; encoded by the coding sequence ATGGGTTCATTTAGTATATCGCATTGGTTAGTCATTTTAGCAGTTGTTGTTTTATTGTTTGGTGCTAAAAAAATACCAGAACTTGCTAAAGGGGTAGGTCAAGGTATCAAAGATTTTAAAAAAGCTATCAAAGAAGATGAGCAAGTCAAAACTACAGTAGATCAAGTAGAAGTAAAATCTGAATCAGCTGCTGCGCCTACGGCTACACCATCAACACCCGCAGATGAAAAAAAGTCTGTATAA